One window of the Sebastes umbrosus isolate fSebUmb1 chromosome 1, fSebUmb1.pri, whole genome shotgun sequence genome contains the following:
- the cers5 gene encoding ceramide synthase 5 isoform X2 → MAALSAWFWTERFWLPHNVTWADLADPAPGVEYPKAGHLFTAFPLALGIFAIRILFERFIASPCARSLHIQPGIARRAQPNAVLEKVFTSITKDPDSRHLDGLSKQLDWEVRKVQRWFRHRRNQDKPSTHTKFCESMWRFSFYFCIFAYGFRFLWQCPWMWDTRQCWYGYPYQVMTTGLYRYYVIELSFYWSLMFSQFTDIKRKDFLIMFIHHLATVSLISFSYVNNMTRVGSLVMCVHDASDFLLEAGKLANYAKYQRLCDFIFIVFSVAFFITRLVIYPIWVLNSTMFESWAIVGPYPSWWLFNILLLVLQVLHIIWFYLIARIAVKAMLRGRTPFVSSPSGMREGDPVFLSVSTALSLLLPFALSA, encoded by the exons ATGGCTGCTCTCTCAGCCTGGTTCTGGACCGAGAGGTTCTGGCTGCCTCACAACGTCACCTGGGCGGACCTGGCGGACCCAGCTCCCGGGGTGGAGTACCCCAAAGCCGGACACTTGTTCACCGCCTTCCCGCTGGCTCTGGGGATCTTCGCCATCAGGATACTGTTCGAGAG GTTTATTGCCAGTCCCTGTGCCCGGAGTCTCCACATCCAGCCAGGTATCGCACGAAGAGCTCAGCCCAATGCAGTGCTGGAGAAAGTGTTTACATCCATCACCAAG GATCCAGACTCTCGCCATCTGGATGGACTGTCCAAGCAGCTGGACTGGGAAGTGCGAAAAGTCCAGCGTTGGTTCAGACACCGCAGGAACCAAGATAAACCCAGCACGCACACTAAGTTCTGCGAGAGCAT GTGgaggttttcattttatttctgcatatttGCCTATGGGTTCCGATTTCTGTGGCAG tgTCCTTGGATGTGGGATACACGACAGTGCTGGTACGGTTATCCCTATCAG gTCATGACTACGGGTCTTTACCGCTACTATGTGATAGAACTGTCCTTCTACTGGTCACTCATGTTCTCCCAATTCACCGATATTAAAAGAAAG GACTTCCTGATCATGTTCATCCATCACCTAGCGACAGTTAGCCTGATCAGCTTCTCTTACGTCAACAACATGACGCGAGTAGGAAGCCTCGTGATGTGTGTACACGACGCCTCTGACTTCCTGCTAGAG GCAGGTAAGCTGGCCAACTACGCCAAGTACCAGCGCTTGTGTGACTTCATCTTCATTGTGTTTAGTGTGGCATTCTTCATCACACGACTAGTTATATATCCAATATG GGTCCTGAACTCCACTATGTTTGAGAGCTGGGCCATAGTCGGGCCGTACCCGTCCTGGTGGCTCTTCAACATCTTGCTGCTGGTCCTCCAAGTGCTGCATATCATCTGGTTCTACCTCATAGCCCGTATAGCTGTCAAAGCCATGCTGCGGGGCAGG ACGCCGTTTGTTTCCTCTCCCTCTGGAATGAGAGAGGGAGATCccgtctttctgtctgtctccactgCTCTCTCGCTTCTTCTCCCGTTTGCTTTGTCCGCTTGA
- the cers5 gene encoding ceramide synthase 5 isoform X1, with protein sequence MAALSAWFWTERFWLPHNVTWADLADPAPGVEYPKAGHLFTAFPLALGIFAIRILFERFIASPCARSLHIQPGIARRAQPNAVLEKVFTSITKDPDSRHLDGLSKQLDWEVRKVQRWFRHRRNQDKPSTHTKFCESMWRFSFYFCIFAYGFRFLWQCPWMWDTRQCWYGYPYQVMTTGLYRYYVIELSFYWSLMFSQFTDIKRKDFLIMFIHHLATVSLISFSYVNNMTRVGSLVMCVHDASDFLLEAGKLANYAKYQRLCDFIFIVFSVAFFITRLVIYPIWVLNSTMFESWAIVGPYPSWWLFNILLLVLQVLHIIWFYLIARIAVKAMLRGRVSKDVRSDIESSSEEEPDTPTEGPKVSSYSFKGENGTKGHCAAAKAGVQNHSSW encoded by the exons ATGGCTGCTCTCTCAGCCTGGTTCTGGACCGAGAGGTTCTGGCTGCCTCACAACGTCACCTGGGCGGACCTGGCGGACCCAGCTCCCGGGGTGGAGTACCCCAAAGCCGGACACTTGTTCACCGCCTTCCCGCTGGCTCTGGGGATCTTCGCCATCAGGATACTGTTCGAGAG GTTTATTGCCAGTCCCTGTGCCCGGAGTCTCCACATCCAGCCAGGTATCGCACGAAGAGCTCAGCCCAATGCAGTGCTGGAGAAAGTGTTTACATCCATCACCAAG GATCCAGACTCTCGCCATCTGGATGGACTGTCCAAGCAGCTGGACTGGGAAGTGCGAAAAGTCCAGCGTTGGTTCAGACACCGCAGGAACCAAGATAAACCCAGCACGCACACTAAGTTCTGCGAGAGCAT GTGgaggttttcattttatttctgcatatttGCCTATGGGTTCCGATTTCTGTGGCAG tgTCCTTGGATGTGGGATACACGACAGTGCTGGTACGGTTATCCCTATCAG gTCATGACTACGGGTCTTTACCGCTACTATGTGATAGAACTGTCCTTCTACTGGTCACTCATGTTCTCCCAATTCACCGATATTAAAAGAAAG GACTTCCTGATCATGTTCATCCATCACCTAGCGACAGTTAGCCTGATCAGCTTCTCTTACGTCAACAACATGACGCGAGTAGGAAGCCTCGTGATGTGTGTACACGACGCCTCTGACTTCCTGCTAGAG GCAGGTAAGCTGGCCAACTACGCCAAGTACCAGCGCTTGTGTGACTTCATCTTCATTGTGTTTAGTGTGGCATTCTTCATCACACGACTAGTTATATATCCAATATG GGTCCTGAACTCCACTATGTTTGAGAGCTGGGCCATAGTCGGGCCGTACCCGTCCTGGTGGCTCTTCAACATCTTGCTGCTGGTCCTCCAAGTGCTGCATATCATCTGGTTCTACCTCATAGCCCGTATAGCTGTCAAAGCCATGCTGCGGGGCAGG GTGAGCAAGGATGTGCGCAGTGACATTGagagcagctcagaggaggagcCCGACACGCCCACAGAAGGCCCCAAGGTTTCTTCGTATTCTTTCAAGGGAGAAAACGGCACGAAAGGCCACTGTGCTGCTGCCAAAGCTGGAGTGCAAAACCACAGCAGCTGGTGA
- the cers5 gene encoding ceramide synthase 5 isoform X3 → MAALSAWFWTERFWLPHNVTWADLADPAPGVEYPKAGHLFTAFPLALGIFAIRILFERFIASPCARSLHIQPGIARRAQPNAVLEKVFTSITKDPDSRHLDGLSKQLDWEVRKVQRWFRHRRNQDKPSTHTKFCESMWRFSFYFCIFAYGFRFLWQCPWMWDTRQCWYGYPYQVMTTGLYRYYVIELSFYWSLMFSQFTDIKRKDFLIMFIHHLATVSLISFSYVNNMTRVGSLVMCVHDASDFLLEAGKLANYAKYQRLCDFIFIVFSVAFFITRLVIYPIWVLNSTMFESWAIVGPYPSWWLFNILLLVLQVLHIIWFYLIARIAVKAMLRGRVGHRTDT, encoded by the exons ATGGCTGCTCTCTCAGCCTGGTTCTGGACCGAGAGGTTCTGGCTGCCTCACAACGTCACCTGGGCGGACCTGGCGGACCCAGCTCCCGGGGTGGAGTACCCCAAAGCCGGACACTTGTTCACCGCCTTCCCGCTGGCTCTGGGGATCTTCGCCATCAGGATACTGTTCGAGAG GTTTATTGCCAGTCCCTGTGCCCGGAGTCTCCACATCCAGCCAGGTATCGCACGAAGAGCTCAGCCCAATGCAGTGCTGGAGAAAGTGTTTACATCCATCACCAAG GATCCAGACTCTCGCCATCTGGATGGACTGTCCAAGCAGCTGGACTGGGAAGTGCGAAAAGTCCAGCGTTGGTTCAGACACCGCAGGAACCAAGATAAACCCAGCACGCACACTAAGTTCTGCGAGAGCAT GTGgaggttttcattttatttctgcatatttGCCTATGGGTTCCGATTTCTGTGGCAG tgTCCTTGGATGTGGGATACACGACAGTGCTGGTACGGTTATCCCTATCAG gTCATGACTACGGGTCTTTACCGCTACTATGTGATAGAACTGTCCTTCTACTGGTCACTCATGTTCTCCCAATTCACCGATATTAAAAGAAAG GACTTCCTGATCATGTTCATCCATCACCTAGCGACAGTTAGCCTGATCAGCTTCTCTTACGTCAACAACATGACGCGAGTAGGAAGCCTCGTGATGTGTGTACACGACGCCTCTGACTTCCTGCTAGAG GCAGGTAAGCTGGCCAACTACGCCAAGTACCAGCGCTTGTGTGACTTCATCTTCATTGTGTTTAGTGTGGCATTCTTCATCACACGACTAGTTATATATCCAATATG GGTCCTGAACTCCACTATGTTTGAGAGCTGGGCCATAGTCGGGCCGTACCCGTCCTGGTGGCTCTTCAACATCTTGCTGCTGGTCCTCCAAGTGCTGCATATCATCTGGTTCTACCTCATAGCCCGTATAGCTGTCAAAGCCATGCTGCGGGGCAGGGTGGGTCACCGCACAGACACATAA
- the LOC119497391 gene encoding cytochrome c oxidase assembly protein COX14 homolog — translation MVSGKRLADFGYRTFTTSMMLLTGYGGYLCVMRGYRYMEKQKQLKLAAENQDPEVMKD, via the coding sequence ATGGTGTCTGGAAAGCGCCTGGCTGACTTCGGCTATCGGACGTTTACCACCTCGATGATGCTGCTGACGGGCTACGGCGGCTACCTGTGTGTGATGCGAGGATACcgctacatggagaagcaaaAACAGCTGAAACTGGCAGCAGAAAACCAGGACCCCGAAGTCATGAAAGACTGA
- the LOC119497300 gene encoding pre-miRNA 5'-monophosphate methyltransferase — MATCSISSVDVNELNDPGAAPYGNFINYYSFNPPENRLSLIPDSLLHDLDHRDHQQTTLILDVGCNSGELSVAFYKHLVQERLRQEESDKRKVHLLGFDLDEILIQRAQQNNPLPANISFIALDITKDTHQLQEYLNQCGCSHFHLCLCLAVTMWVHLNHGDAGLLQLLSRLASLSQHLLLEAQPWKCYRSAARRLRKLGRSDFDHFKTLKIRGDIAEHAREHLERHCGMELIQSFGSTTWDRKLLLFKRR; from the exons ATGGCAACATGCTCGATAAGCAGCGTTGATGTTAATGAACTAAATGATCCAGGAGCGGCTCCTTATGGCAACTTCATCAACTATTACAGTTTCAACCCTCCGGAGAACCGTCTGAGCCTCATCCCAGACTCATTACTGCACGACCTAGATCACAGAGACCACCAGCAGACCACACTCATCCTGGACGTGGGCTGTAACTCAGGG GAACTGAGTGTAGCCTTTTACAAGCATCTGGTTCAGGAGCGTTTACGCCAAGAGGAGTCAGATAAGAGGAAAGTTCATCTTCTGGGTTTTGACTTGGATGAGATTCTTATTCAGAGGGCTCAGCAGAACAACCCTCTCCCGGCCAACATCTCCTTCATCGCGCTGGACATCACTAAAGACACCCACCAGCTACAGGAGTACCTCAACCAGTGCGGCTGCTCCCACTTCCACCTCTGTCTGTGCCTGGCTGTCACCATGTGGGTCCACCTAAACCACGGAGACGCCggtctgctgcagctgctctctCGCCTGGCCTCCCTCAGTCAGCACCTCCTGCTGGAGGCACAGCCCTGGAAATGCTACCGCTCTGCGGCCCGGCGGCTGAGGAAGCTGGGACGCTCAGACTTTGACCACTTTAAGACCCTGAAGATCCGTGGGGACATAGCAGAACATGCCAGGGAGCACCTGGAGAGACACTGTGGCATGGAGCTCATCCAGAGCTTCGGCAGCACTACATGGGACCGAAAGCTGTTGCTCTTCAAAAGGAGATGA